A part of Paenarthrobacter sp. A20 genomic DNA contains:
- the treS gene encoding maltose alpha-D-glucosyltransferase: MSFSPQNPSQYFTPKNTFELNAPGLQHDPNWYRKAVFYEVLVRAFADANGDGSGDFHGLIEKLDYLQWLGVDCLWLPPFFHSPLRDGGYDIADYTSVLDEFGTISDFKRLVAEAHARGVRVIIDLPLNHTSDQHPWFQESRKDPTGPFGDFYVWSDTDEKYQDARIIFVDTEESNWTFDPIRRQFFWHRFFSHQPDLNFENPKVIEALYDVVRFWLDQGIDGFRADAIPYLFEEDGTNCENLPATHTFLQDLRRMVDANYPGRVIIAEANQPPHEVVEYFGTEEAPECHMAFHFPIMPRLYYALRDQKAAPIIETLRDTPEIPKGAQWGTFLRNHDELTLEMVPGEERAAMLGWYAPDPRMRANIGIRRRLAPLLDNSRSEIELINALLLSLPGSPFLYYGDEIGMGDNIWLDDRDAVRTPMQWNPDRNAGFSGADPGKLYLPVIQSLVYNYSMVNVEAEAAHSGSLLRWTRQILSVRKNHPVFGLGGFRHIEADHEVVLAYVRELPAGNPEGEDAETILCVFNLSQHPVAATLDIPEFAGRGLRDIFGGQPFPAVGDNGHLTVMLGSHSFYWLRVRSAFSNPSSPFTQAIPVVTSKG; the protein is encoded by the coding sequence GTGAGTTTTTCCCCGCAGAACCCGAGCCAGTACTTCACTCCGAAGAACACCTTCGAGTTGAACGCCCCAGGTCTCCAGCATGATCCCAACTGGTACCGCAAGGCAGTCTTCTATGAGGTACTGGTGCGGGCCTTTGCGGATGCCAACGGGGATGGGTCCGGCGACTTCCATGGGTTGATCGAGAAGCTGGACTACCTGCAGTGGCTCGGCGTTGACTGCCTATGGTTGCCGCCGTTCTTCCATTCCCCGTTGCGCGATGGCGGCTATGACATTGCGGACTACACGTCCGTACTGGATGAGTTCGGCACCATCAGCGACTTCAAGCGGCTGGTTGCCGAGGCACACGCCCGCGGCGTCAGGGTGATCATCGATCTTCCCTTGAACCACACGTCGGACCAGCACCCTTGGTTCCAGGAATCCCGCAAGGATCCCACAGGTCCCTTTGGCGATTTCTATGTGTGGAGCGATACCGACGAGAAGTACCAGGACGCCCGCATTATCTTCGTTGACACCGAGGAATCGAACTGGACGTTCGATCCCATCCGGCGGCAGTTCTTCTGGCACCGTTTCTTCAGCCACCAACCGGACCTGAACTTCGAGAACCCCAAGGTCATCGAGGCCCTCTATGACGTGGTCCGGTTCTGGCTGGACCAAGGGATCGATGGCTTCCGGGCCGACGCCATTCCGTACCTGTTCGAGGAAGACGGCACCAACTGCGAGAACCTGCCGGCAACGCACACGTTCCTGCAGGACCTACGGCGCATGGTGGACGCGAACTATCCCGGCAGGGTGATCATTGCCGAGGCCAACCAGCCCCCGCATGAAGTGGTGGAGTATTTCGGTACCGAGGAAGCGCCCGAATGCCACATGGCGTTCCACTTCCCCATCATGCCGCGGCTCTACTACGCACTCCGGGACCAGAAGGCCGCGCCTATCATCGAGACCTTACGCGACACCCCGGAAATTCCCAAGGGGGCCCAGTGGGGAACTTTCCTGCGGAACCACGATGAACTCACCTTGGAGATGGTGCCGGGGGAGGAGCGCGCCGCCATGCTGGGCTGGTATGCCCCCGATCCCCGGATGCGTGCCAACATCGGCATCCGGAGACGTTTGGCGCCTCTGTTGGACAACTCCCGCTCGGAGATCGAGCTCATCAACGCGCTGCTGCTCTCCCTGCCCGGCAGTCCCTTCCTGTACTACGGGGACGAAATCGGCATGGGAGACAACATCTGGCTCGATGACCGCGATGCCGTCCGCACTCCAATGCAATGGAACCCGGACCGAAACGCCGGTTTCTCGGGGGCCGATCCGGGCAAGCTGTACCTTCCGGTCATCCAGTCGCTCGTCTACAACTACAGCATGGTCAACGTTGAAGCCGAGGCCGCCCACTCGGGTTCACTGTTGCGCTGGACCCGGCAGATCCTCAGCGTGCGCAAGAACCACCCGGTGTTTGGTTTGGGCGGTTTCCGGCACATTGAAGCGGACCACGAGGTGGTGCTTGCCTACGTTCGGGAACTGCCGGCGGGCAACCCTGAGGGGGAGGACGCCGAAACCATTCTGTGCGTCTTCAACCTCTCCCAGCACCCCGTGGCGGCAACGTTGGACATCCCTGAGTTCGCAGGCCGCGGCCTGCGCGATATTTTCGGCGGCCAGCCCTTCCCGGCCGTCGGCGACAACGGTCATCTGACCGTGATGCTGGGCAGCCACAGCTTCTACTGGCTGAGGGTCCGCTCGGCCTTTTCCAATCCCTCGTCGCCTTTTACCCAGGCGATTCCCGTGGTGACCTCCAAAGGATGA
- a CDS encoding 1,4-alpha-glucan branching enzyme: MSKDNLNPSVEGLLRNWLPGKRWFPVNSPDFALEQVGGFSLPGTGGDAAFEVVLLAVTYRTADGGPRTDVVQVPLSYRSQPLVDAPAALVGEFTDDSGLHLIYDAVFDAGFVAAWLELMRSEGLVGLAQGHLTRGRVALPETPTSVRVLSGEQSNTSVIIDDGHSAAIVKIFRVLAAGRNPEVELGAALTAAGTSEVPATLGWITGSWDGPASNGTAAATGELTVAHEFLVGGLDAWRLAVEAAAAGKDFTAEARGLGAATATVHARLAQTFGIQDGQEQGPDIIATVVRRVRQSWAEAASAVGPYDDNLEELLAALDPRDVGRLQRVHGDLHLGQILLVPGAEGQPERWAILDFEGEPLRTIDERNTPDLPLRDVTGMLRSFDYAAGAATRENANAKVPDSWVDECAEAFLEGYIEVTPGTIDRRSPLFVALWLDKALYEVVYELRNRPDWLSIPVNASRKILDNSSRGKHAAAIAEGKDMTGSARTERPRVPLHVDTETLERVAAGAYHAPHSVLGAHLDDHGHVTIRTVKHLAKSVVVVTETGRTEMTHEAHGVWVAVLEPLQAGHVPDYRLEVVYDAEPVTIDDPYHYLPTVGEVDLHLIGEGRHERLWDVLGAHVQHYSSALGDVDGVSFAVWAPNAQAVRVKGDFNGWDGRSHGMRSLGSSGVWELFIPGVVAGACYKYEILTKGGHWVEKADPLAFGTEVPPLTASRVVDPSYRFKDAEWMNARAQMDPHNSPMSVYEVHLGSWRLGLGYKELAKELVEYVTWLGFSHVEFMPVAEHPFGGSWGYQVTSYFAPTSRFGHPDEFRFLVDSLHQAGIGVLLDWVPAHFPKDSWALAQFDGQPLYEHSDPALGEHPDWGTLIFDFGRSEVRNFLVANALYWLEEFHIDGLRVDAVASMIYLDYSREEGQWRPNKFGGRENLEAISFMQEVNATVYKSHPGAIIIAEESTAFPGVTAPTNHGGLGFGLKWNMGWMHDSLKYISEDPINRKWHHGTITFSMVYAFTENFLLPISHDEVVHGKGSMLRKMPGDRWQQLANLRAFFAYQWAHPGKQLIFMGSEFGQEAEWSEQYGLDWFLADIPAHRGLQLLVKDLNGIYSSTPALYERDNEAGGFQWINGGDADHNVLTFIRWDHNGKPLVCAVNFSGGPHQDYILGVPSSGEWREVLNTDSETYGGSGVVNAGSLKASAPGTDGQPAALTITLPPLGASWFTPAE; this comes from the coding sequence ATGAGCAAGGACAACTTGAACCCCTCCGTTGAAGGACTTCTCCGTAACTGGCTTCCAGGCAAGCGCTGGTTCCCGGTCAATAGCCCCGATTTTGCGCTGGAGCAGGTGGGCGGTTTCAGCCTCCCGGGCACTGGCGGTGACGCTGCTTTTGAGGTGGTGCTGCTGGCCGTGACCTACCGGACGGCCGACGGCGGTCCCCGGACCGACGTGGTCCAGGTTCCGTTGAGCTATCGGAGCCAACCGCTGGTGGACGCTCCGGCCGCCTTGGTGGGTGAGTTTACCGACGATTCGGGCCTCCACCTGATCTACGACGCCGTCTTCGACGCCGGGTTCGTCGCCGCCTGGTTGGAGTTGATGCGCAGCGAGGGCCTGGTGGGACTCGCCCAGGGGCACCTGACGCGTGGACGCGTCGCGCTCCCGGAAACACCCACCTCCGTACGCGTTCTGTCCGGGGAGCAGTCCAACACGTCCGTCATCATCGACGACGGCCATTCGGCGGCGATCGTGAAGATCTTCCGAGTGCTGGCGGCTGGCAGGAATCCCGAGGTTGAACTGGGCGCTGCCCTGACCGCAGCCGGGACCAGTGAGGTTCCCGCGACGCTCGGCTGGATCACGGGCTCGTGGGACGGGCCGGCGTCGAACGGTACAGCAGCGGCGACTGGCGAGCTGACTGTAGCCCACGAATTCCTGGTCGGTGGATTGGACGCCTGGCGGTTGGCAGTAGAGGCCGCAGCAGCCGGCAAGGACTTCACCGCCGAGGCCCGTGGGCTGGGGGCGGCCACTGCCACGGTCCACGCCAGGCTCGCGCAAACCTTTGGAATCCAGGACGGCCAGGAACAGGGCCCGGACATCATCGCAACTGTTGTCCGGCGCGTCCGCCAGTCGTGGGCAGAAGCCGCATCCGCCGTCGGGCCTTATGACGACAATCTGGAAGAGCTGCTGGCGGCTCTGGATCCCCGGGACGTTGGCCGGTTGCAGCGTGTGCACGGTGACCTGCACCTGGGGCAGATCCTTTTGGTTCCCGGCGCCGAGGGGCAGCCGGAACGTTGGGCGATCCTCGACTTCGAGGGCGAGCCGCTACGGACCATCGATGAACGTAATACTCCCGATCTTCCCCTCCGCGATGTCACGGGCATGCTGCGCTCGTTCGACTACGCTGCCGGTGCCGCGACGCGCGAAAATGCGAACGCCAAGGTTCCCGACTCCTGGGTGGACGAGTGCGCAGAAGCGTTCCTTGAGGGGTACATCGAAGTCACTCCCGGAACCATAGACCGCCGCTCGCCGCTCTTTGTGGCATTGTGGCTGGACAAGGCTTTATACGAGGTGGTTTACGAGCTGCGGAACCGGCCCGACTGGCTGTCCATACCGGTGAATGCATCGCGAAAAATCCTCGACAACTCAAGCCGCGGCAAGCATGCGGCAGCTATAGCGGAAGGTAAAGACATGACTGGCTCTGCACGCACCGAACGGCCGCGAGTCCCACTGCATGTGGACACCGAGACCTTGGAACGCGTGGCAGCCGGCGCCTACCATGCGCCGCACTCTGTTCTCGGCGCACATCTGGACGACCACGGCCACGTCACCATCCGAACGGTGAAGCACCTCGCCAAGTCCGTGGTGGTGGTGACCGAAACCGGCCGCACGGAAATGACTCACGAAGCGCATGGCGTGTGGGTTGCCGTCCTGGAACCGCTGCAGGCCGGCCACGTGCCGGACTACCGTTTGGAAGTGGTGTACGACGCCGAACCGGTCACCATCGATGACCCGTACCACTACCTGCCTACCGTAGGTGAGGTGGACCTGCACCTCATCGGTGAAGGTCGCCACGAACGCCTTTGGGACGTCCTCGGTGCCCACGTGCAGCACTACAGTTCCGCGCTCGGCGATGTAGATGGGGTCTCGTTCGCCGTCTGGGCACCGAACGCCCAGGCTGTCCGGGTTAAGGGCGACTTCAATGGATGGGACGGGCGCTCGCATGGAATGCGCTCGCTGGGTTCGTCCGGCGTCTGGGAACTGTTCATTCCGGGTGTTGTAGCAGGGGCGTGCTACAAATACGAGATCCTCACCAAGGGAGGTCACTGGGTAGAGAAGGCCGATCCCTTGGCTTTCGGCACCGAGGTTCCGCCGCTGACCGCCTCACGCGTCGTGGATCCCAGCTACCGCTTCAAGGACGCGGAATGGATGAATGCCCGCGCTCAGATGGACCCGCATAACTCACCCATGAGCGTCTACGAAGTCCATTTGGGTTCGTGGCGCCTGGGCCTTGGCTATAAAGAACTGGCCAAGGAGCTCGTGGAATACGTCACATGGCTTGGCTTCTCGCACGTTGAGTTCATGCCGGTGGCGGAGCACCCCTTCGGCGGATCCTGGGGCTACCAGGTGACGTCCTACTTCGCGCCGACGTCGCGGTTCGGGCACCCGGATGAGTTCCGGTTCCTGGTGGACTCGCTGCACCAGGCGGGCATTGGCGTCCTCCTGGACTGGGTACCGGCCCACTTCCCCAAGGATTCCTGGGCGCTGGCACAGTTTGACGGCCAGCCGCTGTACGAGCACTCCGACCCCGCACTCGGCGAGCACCCCGACTGGGGAACTTTGATCTTCGACTTCGGACGCAGCGAGGTCAGGAACTTCCTGGTGGCCAATGCGCTGTACTGGCTGGAGGAGTTCCACATCGATGGCCTGCGCGTGGACGCCGTGGCCTCCATGATCTACCTGGACTACTCCCGTGAGGAAGGACAGTGGCGGCCCAACAAGTTCGGCGGACGCGAAAACCTCGAAGCTATTTCCTTTATGCAGGAAGTCAACGCGACGGTTTACAAGTCGCACCCGGGCGCCATCATCATCGCCGAGGAATCCACCGCGTTCCCGGGGGTAACCGCCCCCACCAACCACGGAGGCCTGGGCTTCGGCCTGAAGTGGAACATGGGGTGGATGCACGACTCCCTGAAGTACATCTCCGAAGACCCCATCAACCGCAAATGGCATCACGGCACCATCACGTTCTCCATGGTCTACGCCTTCACGGAGAACTTCCTGCTGCCCATCAGCCACGACGAGGTAGTTCACGGCAAGGGTTCGATGCTCCGGAAGATGCCTGGTGACCGTTGGCAGCAGCTGGCAAACCTCCGGGCCTTCTTCGCCTACCAGTGGGCACACCCGGGCAAACAGCTCATCTTCATGGGCAGCGAGTTTGGACAGGAGGCCGAATGGTCCGAGCAATATGGACTGGACTGGTTCCTCGCCGACATTCCCGCCCACCGGGGACTCCAGCTGCTGGTCAAGGACCTGAACGGGATTTACTCGTCCACGCCGGCCCTCTACGAACGGGACAACGAGGCCGGTGGTTTCCAGTGGATCAATGGCGGGGATGCGGACCACAACGTCCTGACGTTCATTCGCTGGGATCACAACGGCAAGCCGTTGGTATGCGCCGTCAACTTCTCAGGCGGCCCGCACCAGGACTACATCCTGGGAGTTCCGTCTTCTGGGGAGTGGAGGGAAGTCCTGAACACCGACTCTGAAACGTATGGCGGTTCGGGTGTGGTCAATGCGGGATCGCTGAAGGCTTCGGCGCCAGGGACCGACGGTCAGCCCGCAGCGTTGACCATCACGCTTCCGCCTCTTGGCGCTTCCTGGTTCACGCCAGCTGAGTAG
- a CDS encoding SRPBCC domain-containing protein, whose protein sequence is MENLFSHPASEPEPSRQDGDALEPLIITVVVPTNVPHAFQGFTDHPHLWWPLEKESVFGAGSHVEFEENLILETAEDGRTSVWGTIDDWQPPLSFHASWYPASTPLWSTEIRVAFRAVDDGTEVRLVHDGWEGAEDPAASRASYAEGWPGVLERYVRFMGGAVA, encoded by the coding sequence ATGGAAAACCTCTTCAGCCACCCCGCATCGGAACCCGAGCCGTCCCGGCAGGACGGTGATGCTTTGGAGCCTCTCATCATCACCGTCGTGGTTCCCACGAACGTCCCGCATGCATTCCAGGGATTCACCGATCATCCCCACCTGTGGTGGCCCCTGGAGAAGGAGAGTGTCTTCGGCGCAGGATCGCACGTTGAGTTCGAGGAAAACCTGATCCTGGAGACCGCAGAGGATGGCCGTACGTCGGTGTGGGGGACCATCGACGATTGGCAGCCTCCGCTGTCCTTCCACGCCAGCTGGTATCCGGCCAGCACACCTCTGTGGTCCACTGAGATCCGGGTTGCCTTCCGGGCTGTGGATGATGGCACCGAAGTCCGGCTGGTCCATGACGGTTGGGAAGGCGCCGAAGATCCTGCTGCTTCTCGTGCATCCTACGCCGAAGGCTGGCCAGGCGTCCTTGAACGCTATGTGAGATTCATGGGCGGAGCCGTTGCCTAG
- a CDS encoding N-acetyltransferase: MLKAVRLEMLSDTPMAYIESLDAARRQTDTQWQERAAAMSGDASITLVADAGVEGSKICALMRVVVKHPQEPQKPLQAMLISVYVAPEHRGLGLADELLHESCKAAAQELAAELLELGVHEDNTRALAFYRRHGFETTGASRPYPQDTSKLELVMVRCLT, translated from the coding sequence TTGCTGAAGGCAGTCCGCCTCGAGATGCTCTCGGATACACCCATGGCCTACATCGAGAGCCTGGATGCTGCCCGCCGGCAGACTGATACGCAGTGGCAGGAACGTGCGGCGGCCATGTCCGGGGATGCCAGTATCACTTTGGTGGCTGACGCCGGTGTGGAGGGCAGCAAAATTTGTGCACTGATGCGAGTAGTGGTCAAACACCCGCAGGAGCCACAGAAGCCCCTGCAGGCGATGCTCATCAGCGTCTATGTCGCCCCGGAGCACCGTGGATTGGGTTTGGCTGACGAACTGCTCCACGAATCGTGCAAAGCCGCAGCGCAGGAGCTGGCGGCGGAACTCCTGGAGCTCGGGGTCCATGAGGATAACACCCGGGCGTTGGCCTTCTATAGGCGGCACGGCTTCGAAACCACCGGTGCAAGCAGGCCGTATCCGCAGGACACGTCCAAGCTGGAGCTTGTGATGGTTCGCTGCCTGACATAG
- a CDS encoding LacI family DNA-binding transcriptional regulator: MTGIKDVAERAGLSVATVSRALSGKGNVSPSSRERARSAAAELGFVLSYHASSLASGRTHNVGLVVPSVHRWFFSAVIEGASAALLQAGYDLTLYNIGENPAHRHSVFNDFLLRKRVDAVIAVSLELSEAEIQQLHAMNRPIVGIGGPLPGASTIRIDDTGIAMKATNHLLGLGHTKIAHVTGHEAYDQDFHLPGTRRGGFEKAMNDAGCPVRPEWIVSADFTVEGAYKAARQLLASAPERPTAVFAASDEMAIGTILAARDFGLRIPDDLSVVGIDGHDLGNVLGLTTIDQDAKGQGALAVRTLLGAISNGLVLEPADAEHPTRLVVRTSTAVPKEASS, from the coding sequence ATGACCGGCATCAAGGACGTAGCCGAGCGCGCAGGGCTGTCCGTTGCCACTGTTTCACGCGCGCTGAGCGGTAAGGGCAACGTATCCCCGAGCAGCCGCGAACGGGCACGCTCCGCAGCTGCTGAGCTCGGTTTTGTGTTGTCCTATCACGCCTCAAGCCTGGCCTCCGGTCGCACGCACAACGTCGGCTTGGTTGTCCCCTCGGTGCACCGCTGGTTCTTCTCAGCGGTAATCGAGGGCGCCTCCGCCGCCCTGCTCCAGGCCGGCTACGACCTCACGCTGTACAACATCGGCGAAAACCCCGCGCATCGGCACAGTGTCTTCAACGACTTCCTGCTGCGCAAACGCGTGGACGCAGTCATCGCAGTCTCCCTGGAACTCAGCGAAGCCGAAATTCAGCAGCTCCATGCAATGAACAGGCCGATTGTGGGTATTGGTGGCCCCCTGCCGGGAGCCTCCACCATCAGGATCGACGACACCGGAATCGCCATGAAGGCCACCAACCACCTCCTTGGCTTGGGTCATACCAAAATCGCGCACGTCACCGGTCATGAGGCCTACGACCAGGACTTCCATCTTCCTGGAACCCGTCGCGGCGGCTTCGAAAAAGCCATGAACGACGCCGGCTGTCCAGTCAGGCCCGAATGGATCGTTTCTGCGGACTTCACCGTTGAAGGCGCCTACAAGGCAGCCCGGCAACTGCTGGCAAGCGCGCCCGAACGTCCCACCGCGGTGTTCGCAGCATCCGACGAAATGGCCATCGGCACCATTCTGGCCGCCCGGGACTTCGGGCTGCGCATCCCGGATGACCTGTCAGTGGTGGGCATCGACGGACATGACCTGGGCAACGTCCTGGGCCTGACCACCATCGACCAGGACGCCAAGGGCCAGGGAGCCTTGGCCGTGCGCACCCTCCTGGGCGCGATCAGCAATGGCCTGGTCCTGGAACCAGCCGACGCGGAACACCCCACGAGGCTCGTGGTGCGGACAAGCACGGCCGTGCCGAAGGAGGCCTCTTCCTAG
- a CDS encoding glycoside hydrolase family 13 protein: MSVDSLLPVEAHQPPVAFTQLTPIHDASTAHGWWRSAVIYQIYPRSFRDLNGDGVGDLAGITAELAQLANLGVDAVWLSPFYRSPQRDAGYDVSDYCDVDPLFGTLADFDALIAEANRLNLRVIADLVPNHCSDQHVAFQAALTAGANSPERDMFIFRDGQGPDGNEPPNNWQSHFGGPAWTRITEPNGQPGQWFLHLFDSSQPDFNWDNPAVHAEFERVLRFWLDRGISGFRVDVAHALVKAAGLPNWGGRADGNSSDGFPGHDAPMFGQPALHDIYRRWRSILEDYGPDRILCAEANVDPLPRLAQWVRPDEMHQAFNFPYLHAGLDINRLRHIITDSLVSLDAVGAPSTWVLSNHDVVRHVTRFGYDGPGPRDGDGIGPDDAQPNEELGRRRAAAATMFMLGLPGGAYLYQGEELGLPDSTSIPGTMRQDPTFARTGGARIGRDGCRVPLPWRSAEPHAGFGGGLDPWLPQPESWPALARDKQESDPASHLNLYREMLAQRAAHRLGQGSLAWVEDYCTWSSLAYLNGTTLVIMNVGTDPMPLPAGQTVLRSSAAGTGADQPDADQLGSGETIWLTVS, from the coding sequence ATGTCCGTCGATTCCCTGCTCCCGGTTGAGGCCCACCAGCCCCCTGTAGCATTCACTCAGCTCACGCCTATTCATGACGCCTCAACGGCGCACGGGTGGTGGCGTTCCGCCGTGATCTACCAGATCTACCCGCGGTCCTTCCGCGATCTGAACGGTGACGGCGTAGGTGACCTGGCTGGTATCACGGCGGAACTCGCGCAGCTTGCGAACCTGGGCGTCGACGCCGTGTGGTTGTCTCCGTTCTACCGCTCACCCCAGCGGGACGCGGGATACGACGTCAGCGACTACTGCGATGTCGATCCTCTGTTCGGCACCTTGGCCGACTTCGATGCCCTCATAGCAGAAGCCAACCGACTCAACCTCCGCGTGATCGCGGACCTCGTTCCCAACCACTGTTCAGACCAGCACGTCGCCTTCCAAGCGGCACTCACTGCTGGCGCCAACAGCCCCGAGCGCGACATGTTCATCTTCCGGGACGGACAAGGACCCGACGGCAACGAACCTCCCAACAACTGGCAGTCCCACTTCGGCGGCCCGGCATGGACGCGCATCACCGAGCCGAACGGACAGCCCGGACAATGGTTCCTGCACCTGTTCGACTCATCACAGCCTGATTTCAACTGGGACAACCCTGCCGTCCACGCCGAGTTCGAACGCGTCCTCCGCTTCTGGCTTGACCGCGGCATTTCCGGCTTCCGCGTGGACGTGGCACACGCACTCGTCAAAGCCGCCGGCCTCCCCAACTGGGGCGGCCGCGCCGACGGCAACAGCTCCGACGGATTCCCGGGCCACGACGCACCCATGTTTGGCCAGCCGGCCCTGCACGACATCTACCGCCGCTGGCGTTCCATCCTGGAAGACTACGGCCCGGACCGCATCCTCTGCGCCGAAGCGAACGTGGATCCGCTCCCCCGGCTGGCACAGTGGGTCCGCCCTGACGAGATGCACCAGGCCTTCAACTTCCCGTACCTGCATGCCGGCCTGGACATCAACCGGCTGCGCCACATCATCACCGATTCCTTGGTCTCCCTGGACGCAGTAGGCGCCCCCAGCACGTGGGTGCTGTCCAACCACGATGTAGTCCGGCATGTCACACGCTTCGGGTACGACGGCCCCGGTCCCCGCGACGGTGACGGCATCGGCCCTGACGACGCCCAGCCCAACGAAGAACTCGGACGACGCCGGGCTGCCGCGGCCACCATGTTCATGCTCGGCCTGCCCGGTGGCGCCTACCTTTACCAGGGCGAGGAACTGGGCCTCCCCGACTCCACCAGCATTCCCGGCACCATGCGCCAGGATCCTACCTTCGCCCGTACCGGGGGTGCGCGCATCGGCCGCGACGGCTGCCGGGTACCGCTCCCCTGGAGGTCCGCCGAGCCGCACGCCGGTTTCGGCGGCGGCCTGGATCCGTGGCTGCCGCAACCCGAGTCCTGGCCGGCCTTGGCCAGGGACAAGCAGGAGTCCGATCCGGCGTCGCACCTAAACCTCTACAGGGAGATGCTCGCCCAGCGTGCCGCGCACCGTCTCGGCCAGGGATCCCTCGCCTGGGTGGAGGACTATTGCACATGGTCTTCGCTGGCCTACCTCAACGGCACTACCTTGGTGATCATGAACGTCGGGACTGACCCGATGCCGCTCCCGGCAGGCCAGACGGTTCTGCGCAGCTCCGCGGCGGGAACCGGCGCTGATCAACCAGACGCTGATCAACTAGGCTCTGGGGAGACAATCTGGCTGACAGTCAGCTGA
- a CDS encoding FAD-binding oxidoreductase encodes MAGTSEERIKDRTAGHPEELRQTAAQRAFLQELAAGLRADQVAGDEETLTVYSIDQGPMLERHLPLAVVWAESVEDVQHIVRRCAAHGVPIVARGAGTGVSGGAHATEGCIVLGLERMNRILDLNPDDETAVVEPGVINAELNAAAAEHGLMYAPDPASYKMSTIGGNVATNAGGLRCAKYGVTRDSVLALDVVMADGSLMHTGHQTFKGVAGYDLTALLVGSEGTLGIVVGVTVRLKYLPREVHTIAAFYRDFRSAAAGVLAVGRARVQPAIMELLDNGTLVQLDELHGGDLQKRGKSLLLIQTDGFGAAAEADVVRQVLADGGATVTMEASAEAEMLVELRRNSRGVEVDDEFRVGEDIAVPRSRLVDFVAALEAMAARFQVRLKVVAHAGDGNLHPTFWMDRVDPATDADALQRLNAALDESIRVGLEMGGTITGEHGVGQYKLRWLGLEQPEPVRELQRRIKELFDPRGILNPGKAI; translated from the coding sequence ATGGCCGGTACATCAGAGGAACGTATCAAGGACCGCACTGCTGGTCACCCGGAAGAGCTCCGGCAGACAGCCGCGCAACGAGCGTTCCTGCAGGAGCTGGCGGCCGGTCTCCGGGCCGACCAAGTAGCCGGGGATGAGGAAACCCTCACCGTCTACTCCATCGACCAAGGGCCAATGCTTGAGCGGCACTTACCGCTGGCCGTCGTCTGGGCCGAATCCGTGGAGGACGTGCAGCACATCGTCCGCAGATGCGCCGCACATGGCGTGCCGATCGTCGCCAGGGGTGCTGGAACCGGCGTCTCCGGCGGGGCCCATGCCACCGAAGGCTGCATCGTCCTGGGACTCGAGCGGATGAACCGGATCCTGGATCTGAACCCCGACGACGAAACCGCCGTCGTCGAACCCGGTGTCATCAACGCGGAGCTGAACGCTGCCGCGGCCGAACACGGCCTGATGTATGCGCCGGACCCGGCAAGCTACAAGATGTCCACCATCGGTGGCAACGTGGCCACCAACGCCGGGGGACTGCGGTGTGCCAAATACGGCGTGACACGCGATTCCGTGTTGGCGCTCGATGTCGTCATGGCGGACGGTTCGTTGATGCACACCGGCCACCAAACGTTCAAAGGCGTGGCGGGCTACGACCTGACTGCCCTGCTGGTGGGCTCGGAAGGAACGCTGGGCATCGTGGTGGGAGTGACGGTTCGGCTGAAATACCTGCCCCGCGAAGTCCACACCATTGCGGCGTTCTACCGGGACTTCCGCAGCGCAGCCGCAGGCGTTCTGGCCGTAGGCAGGGCCCGGGTGCAGCCCGCCATCATGGAACTCCTGGACAACGGAACACTGGTACAGCTGGACGAACTCCACGGCGGCGACCTGCAAAAGCGCGGCAAGTCCCTGCTCCTGATCCAGACCGACGGCTTCGGTGCGGCCGCGGAAGCAGACGTCGTCCGGCAAGTGCTGGCCGATGGCGGCGCTACGGTGACCATGGAAGCCAGCGCTGAGGCCGAGATGCTGGTGGAACTCCGCCGCAACAGCCGCGGCGTCGAAGTGGACGACGAATTCAGGGTGGGTGAGGACATCGCTGTCCCGCGCTCACGGCTGGTCGACTTCGTTGCAGCGCTCGAAGCCATGGCCGCCCGTTTTCAGGTCCGGCTCAAGGTAGTGGCCCACGCCGGCGACGGCAATCTGCACCCCACCTTCTGGATGGACCGCGTGGATCCCGCAACCGATGCTGACGCATTGCAGCGCCTCAATGCTGCCCTGGACGAATCCATTCGCGTGGGCCTGGAGATGGGTGGAACGATCACTGGCGAGCACGGCGTCGGGCAGTACAAGCTGCGTTGGTTGGGCCTGGAGCAGCCCGAGCCGGTGCGGGAGCTGCAGCGGCGGATCAAGGAGTTGTTCGATCCGCGGGGAATTCTGAATCCGGGGAAAGCCATCTAG